One window from the genome of Rufibacter tibetensis encodes:
- a CDS encoding acyl-CoA thioesterase: protein MIPNTSSPKPAVLESQTRIRFDHCDPFGHLNNSAFLNYFQNEREDQVEAAYGLDIHAFFRKTGRAWVVGQNQIVYLNPAVVRELVTIQTSIRHVTDTSMLVEHLMFDENKQKLKAVLWTKFVYIDVRKTARATHEPELMKLFEEVVVKEETPALFEDRVKQLRDQMKALSAQ, encoded by the coding sequence ATGATTCCAAATACTTCTTCTCCTAAACCAGCCGTGCTGGAAAGCCAAACCCGTATAAGATTCGACCATTGCGATCCTTTCGGGCATCTGAACAACAGTGCTTTCCTCAACTACTTTCAGAACGAGCGCGAAGACCAGGTTGAAGCCGCTTATGGGTTAGACATCCACGCTTTTTTCCGGAAAACCGGCCGGGCGTGGGTAGTAGGGCAGAACCAAATTGTGTACCTCAATCCCGCGGTAGTTCGTGAATTAGTCACAATCCAAACCAGCATCCGGCACGTGACAGATACCAGCATGTTGGTGGAGCACCTCATGTTTGACGAGAACAAGCAAAAGCTGAAAGCCGTGCTCTGGACGAAGTTCGTGTACATAGACGTACGCAAAACCGCCCGCGCAACGCATGAGCCAGAGTTGATGAAATTGTTTGAGGAAGTAGTGGTGAAAGAAGAAACACCCGCTTTGTTTGAGGACAGAGTGAAGCAGCTACGGGATCAGATGAAAGCTTTAAGCGCTCAATAA
- a CDS encoding TolC family protein, translated as MLKYRFGLLSFFLISLLFGVSEVRAQEVLTLEEAVRIALERNYDIKLSANDERIAQNNVSRGNAGMLPNVTGNLTNNNSIQNSTQTRSDGQVNEVSWGQGSTLNYGVGLNWTVFNGFAMFARYEQLQELEKLGETNLQLTILTRVGDVMSTFYELVQQQHQLRAYDTAITLSRLRVTTAQNRFEIGKAARLEVLNAQVDYNTDTTNLLRQQELYRNTQIRMNELLVRDVNTKFSVPDIILIDDHLTLEGLSSQAAQMNPSLKAAVLNRRIAELDAKQVRAARLPVIGVNTGYNFNRNRSALGFSTLSTGNGLTYGVSASVPIFTGFNQRRNEQNANILINSAQLQFEQVNQNINAQLASAYQTYLTNLSLVRLEENNQRIARQNLDITMEKFRLGSITTVEVRDAQVNFVNATVRYSNAQYLAKIGEVALKEIAGTLTL; from the coding sequence ATGTTAAAATATAGATTTGGTCTTCTGAGTTTTTTCCTGATCTCACTGCTCTTCGGGGTAAGTGAGGTTAGGGCTCAAGAGGTTCTTACCCTTGAAGAGGCCGTCAGGATAGCGCTTGAAAGAAACTATGACATCAAGCTGTCTGCCAATGACGAGCGTATAGCCCAGAATAATGTAAGCCGCGGAAACGCCGGCATGTTGCCCAACGTTACCGGCAACTTAACCAATAACAACTCTATTCAGAACAGTACCCAGACCCGCTCAGACGGGCAGGTAAATGAAGTAAGCTGGGGTCAGGGTTCTACCCTGAATTACGGCGTGGGCTTAAATTGGACCGTATTCAACGGGTTTGCCATGTTTGCCCGTTACGAGCAGTTGCAGGAACTGGAAAAATTAGGCGAAACTAACCTGCAGCTAACCATTCTTACCCGCGTAGGTGATGTTATGAGCACGTTTTATGAACTGGTGCAGCAGCAACACCAGCTCAGGGCGTATGACACGGCTATTACTCTTTCTCGTCTGCGGGTAACCACCGCCCAAAACCGATTTGAGATTGGCAAGGCTGCCCGCCTGGAAGTTCTTAATGCACAGGTAGACTACAACACAGACACTACCAACCTGCTGCGGCAACAGGAGTTGTACCGCAACACCCAAATCAGAATGAACGAACTGTTGGTGCGTGATGTAAACACCAAGTTTAGTGTGCCAGATATCATCCTCATTGATGATCACTTGACGTTGGAGGGATTGTCTTCTCAGGCTGCCCAAATGAACCCGTCGTTGAAAGCCGCCGTCCTGAACCGCAGAATTGCCGAGCTGGATGCGAAACAGGTGAGAGCCGCCCGTCTCCCGGTAATTGGGGTGAACACCGGTTACAACTTCAACCGAAACCGATCAGCGTTGGGTTTTTCTACCCTTTCCACGGGAAACGGATTAACCTACGGCGTATCTGCCTCGGTGCCTATCTTCACTGGTTTCAATCAGCGGCGTAATGAGCAGAATGCCAACATTCTCATCAACAGTGCCCAATTGCAGTTTGAGCAGGTGAATCAGAACATCAATGCCCAATTAGCGTCAGCCTACCAGACCTATCTGACGAACCTGAGCTTGGTACGGTTGGAGGAAAATAACCAGCGCATTGCCCGCCAGAACTTAGACATCACCATGGAGAAATTCAGGTTGGGTAGCATTACCACGGTAGAGGTGCGTGACGCGCAGGTGAACTTTGTGAACGCTACCGTGCGGTACAGCAATGCCCAGTATCTGGCTAAAATTGGCGAAGTAGCCTTAAAAGAGATTGCGGGTACGTTAACCCTTTAA
- the nudC gene encoding NAD(+) diphosphatase — translation MQNNLTYSALNYFGDAALDRVYLLRKDTAWFQSTLANEKTIFLPFKNGQPLLTPDRCLLPLSPKEIPIQELGLAPILLGLREEQAYFAVELSEEHGLTFSHGSFQELRETTLQLTRPDSSLLAYAKAMIYWNRQHQHCSVCGAPTLSKDAGHVRQCTNPTCLTSHFPRTDTAVITMVTCGDKGLLARQASWPQGQYASVAGFLEPGETLESAVAREVQEEVGLQVKSVHYHSSQPWPFPASIMVGFMTEVESTNLKIDLEEIEDARWFTRQELTELVACSEIKLPPALSISYRLIQDWLNG, via the coding sequence ATGCAAAATAATCTTACTTACTCGGCCCTCAACTACTTTGGCGATGCCGCTCTTGACCGGGTGTATCTGCTTAGAAAAGATACCGCCTGGTTTCAAAGTACGCTGGCTAACGAGAAAACCATTTTTCTCCCCTTCAAAAATGGGCAGCCTCTGCTTACGCCTGACCGCTGTTTATTGCCCCTTTCCCCAAAAGAGATCCCAATCCAGGAGCTGGGGCTTGCTCCTATCCTGCTGGGGTTACGGGAAGAGCAGGCGTATTTTGCAGTAGAGCTATCAGAAGAGCACGGCCTTACTTTCTCCCATGGAAGTTTTCAGGAGTTACGCGAAACCACCTTGCAATTGACCCGGCCAGATAGTTCTTTACTAGCTTATGCCAAAGCCATGATTTACTGGAACCGGCAGCACCAGCATTGCAGCGTTTGCGGCGCACCTACTCTTTCTAAAGATGCAGGGCACGTACGCCAGTGCACCAACCCAACCTGCCTCACCTCCCACTTCCCCCGCACAGACACGGCCGTCATCACCATGGTCACTTGCGGAGACAAAGGATTACTAGCCCGACAAGCCTCGTGGCCGCAAGGACAATATGCTTCTGTAGCTGGTTTTCTGGAACCCGGAGAGACACTGGAAAGCGCCGTAGCCCGGGAGGTGCAGGAAGAGGTTGGCTTACAGGTGAAAAGCGTTCACTACCATTCCTCCCAGCCGTGGCCGTTCCCGGCTTCTATCATGGTAGGTTTTATGACCGAAGTAGAAAGTACCAACCTTAAGATTGACTTGGAAGAAATAGAAGACGCCAGATGGTTCACCCGCCAGGAACTAACAGAATTGGTAGCCTGTAGCGAGATTAAACTTCCGCCCGCCCTTTCTATTTCTTATCGCTTAATACAGGACTGGCTGAACGGCTGA
- a CDS encoding TetR/AcrR family transcriptional regulator — MKLAPQSKSERTRQLIIERSAVLFNQKGFAGTSYQDLIEATGVTKGCLYGHFSSKEELAVAAFEFAAQTLIERVGSVMAPYEKAGERLRALLDFYRTYLTNPVIAGGCPLLNTAVEADDNQPVLHERVVRVLNRLHKGVGNLIELGKEQGEFHTSADTAAIATFFIATVEGGILLGKAYGEEKPLQTVLNQLERWLHQQLGSF, encoded by the coding sequence ATGAAACTTGCTCCTCAGTCCAAGTCTGAACGAACCCGACAGTTGATCATTGAGCGGTCAGCAGTGCTGTTTAACCAAAAAGGTTTTGCCGGTACTTCCTACCAGGATTTGATAGAAGCGACTGGCGTGACCAAAGGGTGCTTGTACGGGCATTTCTCCAGCAAAGAAGAACTGGCAGTGGCGGCTTTTGAATTTGCAGCCCAAACCTTGATTGAGCGGGTAGGCAGTGTCATGGCACCTTATGAAAAAGCGGGAGAGAGACTTCGTGCCCTACTGGATTTCTACCGAACCTACCTCACCAACCCTGTTATTGCCGGTGGTTGCCCTTTGCTAAATACCGCTGTGGAAGCAGATGATAATCAGCCGGTACTGCACGAGCGGGTAGTACGGGTGCTGAACCGGCTCCACAAAGGCGTTGGTAATTTGATTGAGCTTGGCAAGGAACAGGGAGAGTTTCATACTTCCGCTGATACTGCTGCCATTGCTACTTTTTTCATTGCCACGGTGGAAGGCGGGATTCTTCTGGGCAAAGCCTACGGGGAAGAAAAACCTCTGCAAACCGTGCTGAACCAACTGGAGCGCTGGCTTCACCAGCAACTTGGTTCTTTCTAA
- a CDS encoding FAD-binding and (Fe-S)-binding domain-containing protein, with translation MTSAPSTTAFAELETSLTGELFFDDASSLHQAQKMVYATDASVYQEKPIAVAIPKTKEDLKALIRFANQHQITLIPRAAGTSLAGQVVGNGMVVDISKYFTQVLEVNAQEQWVRVQPGVIRDDLNAVLRPYGMLFGPETSTASRAMIGGMIGNNSCGLHSIVWGDTRTHLLSAKVLLSDGTEAEFKPLTHQELQQKLILQNLEGEIYRKMYGLISDSVNRKVIEQNYPKKTLTRRNTGYALDFLVDEGAGPEGQTTLDLCKVLAGSEGTLAFVTEAKLNLIPLPPKEEGLVCVHFNSLMEALEANIIILKHHPMSSELVDKYIMDFTKGHRTYDANRFFIEGDPAALLMVEFMADSQDIITEKAEVLIADLKAAGLGYAYPVVRGALTKPVWDVRKAGLGLIRNLPGDIQPVNLIEDCAVSPEDLPAYVADLQKVLEKHKLQASYYAHAGAGELHIEPMINLKTDEGKRVFREVLAETTTLVKKYNGSLSGEHGDGRLRGEFIPQALGQEVYAMLKELKQIFDPKYIYNAGKIVDTPPMNEFLRYEERPAQQLIPVETLFDFTRQEGILRLAEKCSGSGDCRKTHVSGGTMCPSYMATRQEKDTTRARANILRQFLTNSEKVNKFDHKEIKEVMDLCLSCKACKSECPSSVDVAKMKAEFLQHYHDANGIPLRTRMIGNFTKMQQLASVVPGVYNFMISNPVTSKLIKKTVGFAPERSLPAVGKTTLRSWFKKWQKENAADNTGKPVYLFCDEFTNYNDVEIGQTTVRLLSALGYSVQIPEHLESGRTYLSKGLVRDAKEIAIQNVQLLSKAMANGTPLIGIEPSAVLTLRDEYLDLVPADLVPAAQQVAANSFLLEEFLEKEVQNGSITAATFTQEKKHIKLHGHCYQKALQVLTPTQKILSLPQNYEVEMIPSGCCGMAGSFGYEAEHYDVSMQIGELVLFPAVRNAAPETIIAAAGTSCRHQIKDGTARKALHPAEILWQALKK, from the coding sequence ATGACTTCCGCCCCCTCTACTACCGCTTTCGCAGAACTTGAAACCTCGCTAACGGGTGAATTGTTTTTTGATGATGCTTCTTCTTTGCACCAGGCACAGAAAATGGTGTACGCCACTGATGCTTCGGTATACCAGGAGAAGCCCATTGCCGTAGCCATTCCCAAGACAAAGGAAGATCTGAAAGCTCTAATCAGGTTCGCGAACCAACACCAGATCACGCTCATTCCCCGGGCAGCTGGAACTTCTTTGGCAGGTCAGGTAGTAGGAAATGGAATGGTGGTGGATATCTCTAAATACTTCACCCAAGTGCTGGAAGTAAACGCTCAGGAACAGTGGGTACGCGTACAGCCAGGGGTGATCAGGGATGACCTGAATGCTGTGCTGCGTCCGTACGGAATGCTGTTCGGGCCGGAAACTTCTACGGCCAGCCGGGCTATGATTGGCGGCATGATCGGGAACAACTCCTGCGGCTTGCACTCCATTGTGTGGGGTGATACCAGAACGCATTTACTCTCGGCTAAAGTGTTGTTAAGCGACGGTACAGAAGCTGAATTCAAACCGTTAACCCACCAGGAATTACAGCAAAAACTGATACTGCAGAACCTGGAAGGCGAGATCTACCGGAAGATGTACGGCCTGATCAGCGATTCTGTGAACCGGAAGGTCATTGAACAGAATTATCCCAAGAAAACGCTTACCAGACGCAATACCGGCTACGCATTGGACTTCTTGGTAGACGAGGGTGCCGGTCCGGAAGGACAGACGACTTTAGACCTTTGCAAAGTCCTGGCTGGCTCTGAAGGCACGCTGGCCTTTGTGACCGAAGCCAAACTGAATTTGATTCCCCTGCCTCCCAAAGAAGAAGGATTGGTGTGCGTGCATTTCAACTCTTTGATGGAAGCTTTGGAGGCCAACATCATCATTCTGAAGCACCACCCTATGTCTTCTGAGTTGGTGGACAAGTACATCATGGACTTCACCAAAGGGCACCGCACCTATGACGCCAACCGTTTCTTCATTGAAGGAGACCCGGCGGCCCTGCTTATGGTGGAGTTCATGGCCGATAGTCAAGACATCATCACTGAAAAAGCCGAAGTCCTCATTGCTGATCTGAAAGCGGCGGGTTTGGGCTATGCTTACCCCGTAGTACGCGGTGCCTTGACCAAACCCGTATGGGATGTCCGGAAAGCTGGTTTAGGTTTGATCCGAAACCTGCCTGGTGATATCCAGCCCGTCAACCTCATTGAAGACTGTGCCGTGTCTCCGGAGGATTTGCCTGCCTACGTGGCTGATTTGCAAAAAGTACTGGAGAAACATAAGCTACAAGCGTCCTACTACGCGCACGCCGGAGCCGGAGAGTTGCATATTGAGCCTATGATCAACCTCAAGACCGACGAGGGCAAGCGGGTTTTCCGGGAAGTGTTGGCCGAAACCACCACGCTGGTTAAGAAGTACAACGGCTCGCTTAGCGGCGAGCACGGTGATGGCCGCTTACGTGGCGAGTTTATTCCGCAGGCGCTAGGGCAGGAGGTGTATGCGATGTTGAAGGAGTTAAAGCAGATCTTCGACCCGAAGTACATCTACAACGCGGGCAAGATCGTGGACACGCCCCCCATGAATGAGTTTCTGCGCTACGAGGAACGTCCGGCGCAGCAGCTTATTCCGGTGGAGACGCTGTTTGACTTCACTCGACAGGAGGGAATTTTGCGCTTAGCAGAAAAATGCTCCGGCTCTGGCGATTGCCGCAAGACGCACGTGAGCGGCGGAACCATGTGCCCCAGTTACATGGCTACCCGTCAGGAAAAAGACACTACCCGCGCGCGCGCCAACATCCTGCGCCAGTTCCTCACCAATTCTGAAAAGGTCAACAAGTTTGATCATAAGGAAATCAAGGAAGTGATGGACCTATGCCTGAGCTGCAAAGCCTGTAAATCTGAGTGCCCCAGCAGCGTGGACGTGGCCAAGATGAAAGCCGAGTTCCTGCAGCATTACCACGATGCCAACGGTATTCCGCTGCGCACCCGCATGATCGGCAACTTCACCAAGATGCAGCAACTGGCCTCCGTAGTGCCCGGCGTCTACAACTTCATGATCAGCAACCCAGTCACCAGCAAACTGATCAAGAAAACTGTGGGCTTCGCGCCGGAGCGCTCTCTCCCTGCCGTAGGCAAAACTACCCTGAGAAGCTGGTTCAAGAAATGGCAGAAGGAGAACGCGGCTGACAACACCGGCAAGCCCGTGTACCTTTTTTGCGACGAGTTCACCAACTACAACGATGTAGAAATTGGTCAGACTACGGTGAGGCTGCTTTCTGCATTGGGTTATTCTGTGCAGATACCGGAGCATTTGGAGAGCGGGCGTACCTACCTTTCTAAAGGACTGGTGCGCGATGCCAAAGAGATTGCCATCCAAAATGTACAACTTTTAAGCAAAGCCATGGCAAATGGCACTCCGCTCATTGGGATTGAACCCTCGGCCGTTCTTACCTTGCGTGATGAGTACCTGGATTTGGTGCCAGCCGATCTGGTACCAGCTGCCCAGCAGGTAGCCGCAAACTCCTTCCTTTTAGAAGAGTTTTTGGAAAAAGAAGTCCAAAATGGAAGCATTACTGCGGCAACTTTCACCCAGGAAAAGAAGCACATCAAACTGCATGGCCACTGCTACCAGAAAGCCTTGCAGGTGCTTACCCCCACGCAGAAGATCCTTTCATTGCCGCAGAACTATGAGGTGGAGATGATTCCATCTGGCTGCTGCGGAATGGCGGGTTCGTTTGGGTATGAAGCCGAACATTACGATGTTTCCATGCAGATTGGCGAATTGGTGCTGTTCCCGGCGGTGAGAAATGCAGCCCCGGAAACTATTATTGCCGCAGCCGGTACCAGTTGTCGTCACCAGATTAAAGACGGTACTGCCAGAAAAGCCCTACACCCTGCTGAGATTCTTTGGCAAGCGCTGAAGAAATAG
- a CDS encoding efflux RND transporter permease subunit, with the protein MSLSTTSIKRPVFTIVLNLLLMLFGVIGYTFLGVREYPSIDPAIVSVSTSYSGANSDIIESQITEPLEKAINSIDGIRNISSSSNQGRSNINIEFNLEKNLEEAANDVRDKVSQAVRSLPEDIDAPPVVSKADADSEPIITMTVRSATRDALQLSDYADNVISQRLQTIPGVSSIQIWGQKRYAMRLWLDPMKLASYGLTVGDVRTALNRQNVELPTGKVSGSNTELTVRTLGNLSNEQQFNDLIIASTGETITRFSDIGRAELGPENLETKMTESGVPMVGMAIIPQPGTNYLEIAGNFYDQFEKLKTDVPKDIQLDIVMDNTIFIKKSVTEVAETILIALVLVILIIYLFFRDWGIAFRPLIDIPVSLIATFFIMYLAGFSINVLTLLAIVLATGLVVDDGIVVTENIYKKVEEGMSPIEAAIKGSNEIFMAVISISITLAAVFLPVIFLEGFVGRLFREFGVVIGAAVLISAFVSLTLTPMLNAYLMKGGEQKKSKFYNWTEPYFQKMNSSYAEALAGFMKRKWLSFPIIFACLGLIVLFYTTLQKETAPYDDRGMLRVMATAPEGASYEYMDRFMTELSQLVDDSIPEKQVNLVITSPGWGGSGSVNSGMMRLALKPQEERKRSQKEVADHLTKLTRRYPEARTNVIQQPTISVNRRGGQPIQYIIQAPNFQKLQEKIPQFMEAVSNDPTFTQSDVNLKFNKPEINITIDREKAQSLGVSVIDVAQTLQLSLSGQRFGYFLMNGRQYQVMGQFDRPDRDDPMDLTSLFVRSSTGQLIQLDNLVTLEERSSPPQLYHNNRYLSATVSAGLAPGKSIGDGIEAMDRIRDQVLDETFSTDLGGESRDFVESGSNTSFAFGLALLLIYLILAAQFESFVDPFIIILTVPMAVAGAMLSLWLFGQTWNIFSQIGTIMLIGLVTKNGILIVEFANQLREEGKSKMDAILEASEARLRPILMTSLAIALGALPIALALGAAAQSRMGMGIVIVGGTIFSLVLTLFVIPAIYSMWSKERKHYPEFDHIEEYEKAVAH; encoded by the coding sequence ATGAGTTTATCCACCACCAGTATAAAACGGCCCGTCTTCACGATCGTGCTCAATCTGCTCCTGATGTTGTTTGGGGTAATTGGGTACACGTTCCTGGGCGTACGGGAATACCCGTCTATTGACCCGGCCATTGTGTCTGTGAGCACCAGCTATTCGGGTGCCAACTCTGACATCATTGAATCTCAGATCACAGAGCCTCTGGAAAAAGCCATTAACTCCATTGACGGTATCCGGAACATTTCCTCCTCCAGTAACCAAGGCCGTAGCAACATCAACATTGAGTTCAACCTGGAGAAGAACCTGGAAGAAGCCGCCAATGACGTGCGCGACAAAGTATCACAGGCGGTAAGAAGCTTGCCAGAGGATATTGATGCCCCGCCGGTAGTTTCCAAAGCCGATGCTGACTCAGAGCCGATTATCACCATGACGGTACGTAGCGCCACCCGTGACGCCCTGCAGCTTTCTGACTACGCCGATAATGTGATTTCTCAACGCTTACAAACCATTCCGGGTGTGAGTAGCATCCAGATCTGGGGGCAGAAACGCTACGCCATGCGCTTGTGGCTTGACCCAATGAAATTGGCCTCATACGGCTTAACCGTAGGCGATGTACGTACCGCGCTGAACCGCCAGAACGTAGAATTGCCCACTGGTAAAGTAAGCGGAAGCAACACCGAATTGACTGTTAGAACCCTCGGGAACCTGTCAAATGAACAGCAGTTCAATGACCTCATCATCGCATCCACGGGTGAAACCATCACGCGTTTTAGTGACATAGGACGGGCCGAATTAGGTCCCGAAAACCTGGAAACCAAAATGACAGAATCTGGCGTGCCCATGGTAGGGATGGCCATTATTCCGCAACCAGGCACGAACTATCTGGAGATTGCCGGTAACTTCTATGACCAGTTTGAGAAACTCAAGACGGATGTCCCTAAAGACATCCAGCTGGACATTGTCATGGACAACACCATCTTCATCAAGAAGTCAGTGACCGAGGTAGCCGAGACCATCCTGATTGCCTTGGTGCTGGTAATCCTCATCATCTACCTGTTTTTCCGGGACTGGGGCATTGCCTTCCGTCCCTTGATTGATATTCCGGTATCGCTTATCGCCACGTTCTTCATTATGTACCTGGCGGGCTTCTCCATCAATGTATTGACTTTGCTGGCCATTGTACTGGCAACGGGTCTGGTAGTGGATGACGGGATTGTGGTAACAGAGAACATCTACAAGAAAGTGGAAGAAGGCATGTCTCCTATTGAGGCTGCCATCAAAGGCTCCAATGAGATCTTTATGGCCGTTATCTCCATTTCCATTACGTTGGCGGCGGTGTTCTTGCCGGTAATCTTCCTGGAAGGTTTCGTGGGTCGTCTGTTCCGGGAATTTGGGGTGGTGATTGGTGCCGCCGTGTTGATCTCGGCGTTTGTGTCTTTGACCTTAACCCCCATGCTGAACGCCTACCTGATGAAAGGCGGCGAGCAGAAGAAATCCAAATTCTACAACTGGACAGAGCCTTACTTCCAGAAGATGAACAGCAGCTATGCTGAGGCTCTGGCGGGGTTCATGAAACGGAAATGGCTCAGTTTCCCTATCATCTTCGCCTGTTTGGGATTGATCGTGCTGTTCTATACCACGCTACAGAAAGAGACAGCCCCGTATGATGACCGTGGCATGCTGCGCGTGATGGCCACTGCCCCAGAGGGTGCCTCTTATGAATACATGGATCGGTTCATGACCGAATTGTCTCAACTGGTAGATGACTCCATTCCTGAGAAACAAGTGAATCTGGTGATTACCTCTCCTGGGTGGGGCGGTTCAGGCTCCGTGAACAGCGGGATGATGCGTTTGGCCCTGAAACCGCAGGAAGAACGGAAACGCTCGCAGAAAGAAGTAGCCGATCATTTGACAAAACTGACCCGTCGCTACCCAGAGGCTCGTACCAACGTGATTCAGCAGCCTACCATCTCAGTAAACCGCCGTGGGGGGCAGCCTATTCAGTACATTATTCAGGCGCCAAACTTCCAGAAATTACAGGAAAAAATTCCGCAGTTCATGGAAGCCGTGAGCAATGACCCTACGTTCACCCAATCAGATGTCAACCTTAAGTTCAACAAACCCGAGATCAACATCACCATTGACCGCGAGAAAGCTCAAAGCTTAGGCGTGTCAGTAATTGATGTTGCACAGACCCTGCAGTTGTCGTTAAGCGGCCAGCGTTTCGGGTACTTTTTGATGAACGGACGCCAATACCAGGTGATGGGTCAGTTTGACCGCCCAGACCGCGATGATCCCATGGACCTGACCTCACTGTTTGTTCGTAGTTCCACCGGTCAGTTGATCCAGTTAGACAACCTAGTTACTTTGGAGGAGCGCAGCAGTCCGCCGCAGTTGTACCACAATAACCGGTACTTGTCGGCTACAGTATCTGCGGGTTTGGCGCCAGGTAAAAGCATTGGCGATGGTATTGAAGCCATGGACCGTATCAGAGACCAGGTGCTGGATGAAACCTTCTCCACTGACTTAGGCGGGGAATCACGCGACTTTGTGGAAAGTGGCTCCAATACGTCGTTCGCCTTCGGATTAGCGTTGTTGCTAATCTACCTTATTCTAGCTGCCCAGTTTGAAAGCTTCGTTGACCCGTTCATCATCATCCTGACCGTACCTATGGCGGTGGCTGGTGCCATGCTGTCTCTGTGGCTCTTTGGGCAGACCTGGAACATCTTCAGCCAGATCGGGACCATCATGCTGATTGGACTGGTGACCAAAAACGGTATCTTGATTGTGGAATTTGCGAATCAGCTGCGCGAGGAAGGCAAGTCTAAAATGGACGCCATCCTGGAAGCTTCTGAAGCACGTCTGCGCCCAATTCTAATGACCAGTTTGGCTATTGCTTTGGGTGCCTTGCCTATTGCCTTAGCCTTGGGAGCCGCTGCCCAAAGCCGGATGGGCATGGGAATAGTGATTGTGGGAGGAACCATTTTCTCCCTTGTGCTTACCTTGTTCGTTATTCCTGCCATTTACTCCATGTGGTCTAAAGAACGCAAACATTACCCAGAGTTTGATCACATTGAAGAGTACGAAAAAGCGGTTGCCCACTAA